Part of the Candidatus Eremiobacteraceae bacterium genome is shown below.
AACAATCTTTCGGAGACGGCGTTCATCGTGCCGCAGGGCTCTGAGTACGGCATCCGCTGGTTCACGCCGGCCTGCGAGGTCGACCTGTGCGGCCATGCGACGCTTGCCAGCGGCTACGCGGTCTTCAAGATCCTCGAACCGTCGCGCACATCGGTGACGTTCTCGTCGAAGAGCGGCCCGCTGCAGGTCAGCAAGCTGGACGAAACCGTTGTCCTGAACTTCCCGGCACGGCCCGGCGTCCCGTGCGACCCGCCCGCGGGATTGCTCGAGGCGATCAACGTGAGACCTGAAACCGTTTTGAAGGCTGTTGACTATATGGCGGTGTTCAAGAGCGAGGCCGAGGTGCGCGCGCTCAAACCCGACATGGCGAAGCTCGCTTCGATCGATGACGTGCGGGCGTTCATCTGCACCGCTCCCGGCGTCGATAGCGATTTCGTCTCGCGCTTTTTCGCGCCGAAGCAAGGCATCCCCGAAGATCCGGTCACGGGCTCGGCTCATTGCACGTTGATCCCGTACTGGTCCAAGCGCCTCGGGCGCAACCCGTTGCGCGCGCTGCAGCTTTCGGCGCGCGGCGGCGAGCTTTACTGCGAAGATCTCGGCGAGCGCGTCGGCATCGCCGGCCGCGCGGCGCTCTACTTAGAGGGCGCGATCCACGTCTAGCGCGCTGCGCCGCGACGTGCTG
Proteins encoded:
- a CDS encoding PhzF family phenazine biosynthesis protein; this encodes MKIPLYQIDAFSSRVFGGNPAAVCPLDAWLPDATMQSIGLENNLSETAFIVPQGSEYGIRWFTPACEVDLCGHATLASGYAVFKILEPSRTSVTFSSKSGPLQVSKLDETVVLNFPARPGVPCDPPAGLLEAINVRPETVLKAVDYMAVFKSEAEVRALKPDMAKLASIDDVRAFICTAPGVDSDFVSRFFAPKQGIPEDPVTGSAHCTLIPYWSKRLGRNPLRALQLSARGGELYCEDLGERVGIAGRAALYLEGAIHV